Proteins found in one Verrucomicrobiia bacterium genomic segment:
- a CDS encoding LamG-like jellyroll fold domain-containing protein: protein MDKQRLEKLLDRFVDGAITPEEKSELERMLLSSPQARQIFWEHARFNALVRRFGEEEWGRKLATASVTPAEKASQEETSTGWFALWTGWHRALAGFAMVALIVAALWMSGVFAPKVTTAELPDEPDYVEEIAPTGIAVLSRAIDVEWETGDVVFTVGAPLEPGRLKLKQGFAELEFYSGARVVVEGPAEIDLISVTEVNCHQGRLSAHVPSQARGFTVQTPNLKVVDIGTAFGVDVTSERTEAHVFEGHVQVTPKGMSVARDMIKGEAVAVNTLGSIEPIPVNPMAFATPGELDSKEAIVQTRQFAEWKQTSQRWRSWPGLLVYYDFQPPSEQERTLRNVSSTGPHESDGAVIGARWTEGRWPMKRALEFKALGDRVRARIPGEFKSLTLHAWIRVDGLKRSYNSLMMGDGFDDGRVHWQIHQDGKVILCIKGTDEQTYRSPVIFTRERFGQWTQITSVFDGEKKKVRFYVDGVQVNEMSAGVKSPLKIGDMEIANWNTVGYGSGANFRNWNGRMDEFAMFDRALTADEVQELYRAGNKQAVQVVKK from the coding sequence ATGGACAAGCAACGCCTCGAAAAACTTTTAGACCGCTTCGTGGATGGCGCGATAACGCCGGAAGAGAAATCCGAGCTGGAGCGCATGCTGCTCTCATCGCCGCAAGCGCGCCAGATCTTCTGGGAACATGCGCGCTTCAATGCATTAGTGCGCCGCTTCGGTGAAGAGGAATGGGGCCGCAAACTCGCAACGGCGTCAGTCACTCCTGCGGAAAAGGCATCCCAAGAAGAAACGTCAACGGGCTGGTTCGCTCTATGGACCGGCTGGCACCGGGCTTTGGCAGGTTTTGCGATGGTGGCTTTGATCGTCGCAGCGCTTTGGATGAGTGGTGTTTTCGCTCCCAAGGTCACGACCGCAGAGTTGCCGGACGAACCGGATTACGTGGAAGAGATCGCGCCCACCGGCATCGCGGTGTTATCCCGCGCCATCGATGTGGAGTGGGAGACGGGAGATGTGGTGTTCACGGTCGGAGCTCCGCTGGAACCCGGCAGGCTGAAGTTGAAACAAGGGTTCGCGGAACTGGAATTTTACTCCGGCGCACGCGTGGTGGTGGAAGGCCCGGCAGAGATCGATCTGATCTCGGTCACGGAAGTGAATTGTCATCAGGGTCGTTTGAGCGCGCATGTGCCATCGCAGGCACGCGGCTTCACCGTGCAGACGCCGAATCTGAAAGTCGTGGATATCGGCACGGCGTTTGGCGTGGATGTAACCTCAGAACGCACGGAGGCACACGTCTTCGAAGGCCATGTGCAAGTGACTCCCAAAGGGATGTCTGTAGCGCGCGACATGATCAAAGGCGAAGCAGTAGCGGTGAACACCTTGGGCAGCATCGAACCGATTCCGGTGAACCCTATGGCATTTGCGACCCCCGGTGAGCTGGATTCCAAGGAGGCGATCGTGCAGACGCGGCAGTTCGCCGAGTGGAAGCAGACGAGCCAGCGCTGGCGCTCATGGCCGGGATTGCTGGTGTATTATGATTTTCAACCGCCGTCCGAGCAGGAACGGACCTTGCGCAATGTGAGCAGCACTGGACCGCATGAATCAGACGGCGCCGTGATCGGCGCACGCTGGACGGAAGGACGTTGGCCGATGAAGCGCGCCTTGGAATTCAAGGCGCTTGGCGATCGCGTGCGTGCGCGCATTCCCGGTGAGTTCAAGTCACTGACCTTGCACGCGTGGATCCGCGTGGACGGGCTGAAGCGTTCCTACAATTCGCTGATGATGGGTGACGGGTTCGATGACGGAAGAGTGCATTGGCAAATCCATCAGGACGGCAAGGTGATCTTGTGCATCAAGGGCACCGATGAGCAGACGTATCGCAGCCCGGTGATCTTCACTCGGGAACGGTTCGGGCAATGGACACAGATCACTTCAGTGTTTGATGGCGAGAAAAAGAAGGTGCGCTTCTACGTGGATGGCGTGCAGGTGAACGAGATGTCGGCGGGTGTGAAATCGCCCTTGAAGATCGGGGACATGGAGATCGCGAACTGGAACACGGTGGGTTACGGCTCCGGAGCAAATTTCCGTAACTGGAACGGGCGCATGGACGAGTTCGCGATGTTTGACCGCGCTCTGACGGCAGATGAGGTGCAGGAGCTTTACCGGGCCGGAAACAAGCAGGCAGTGCAGGTGGTGAAGAAGTAA
- a CDS encoding sigma-70 family RNA polymerase sigma factor — protein sequence MAKTGPEQVAQVQMLFVQHSPALRGFILSLMPDFGRVDDVLQETFLTVTKKAADFQPGSNFMGWVCAIARFKVLEATRQNPNAPTALSDEVLESLCACQPEPEEGEDRLKHLSECLEQLAPQARRAVELRYQQAHKPAEIAQIMGWSAEAVYVALSRARVVLRECVSRKVAKAG from the coding sequence ATGGCCAAAACCGGTCCAGAACAGGTGGCGCAGGTGCAGATGCTGTTTGTGCAGCATTCGCCCGCTTTGCGCGGTTTCATCCTCTCACTCATGCCCGATTTCGGGCGGGTGGATGATGTTTTGCAGGAAACTTTCCTCACGGTGACGAAAAAGGCGGCGGATTTCCAGCCGGGCAGCAATTTCATGGGCTGGGTCTGTGCCATCGCCCGGTTCAAGGTGTTGGAAGCCACACGGCAGAACCCAAACGCGCCGACCGCCCTTTCGGATGAGGTATTGGAATCCCTCTGCGCGTGTCAGCCGGAGCCGGAGGAAGGCGAAGATCGCTTGAAACATCTTTCGGAATGCCTGGAGCAACTCGCACCACAGGCACGTCGTGCGGTCGAGCTGCGCTATCAACAGGCGCATAAGCCCGCGGAGATCGCGCAGATCATGGGCTGGTCGGCCGAGGCGGTGTATGTGGCTTTATCCCGCGCCCGGGTGGTGTTGCGGGAATGTGTGAGCCGGAAAGTGGCGAAAGCAGGGTGA